The Pagrus major chromosome 17, Pma_NU_1.0 genome includes a region encoding these proteins:
- the nt5c3a gene encoding cytosolic 5'-nucleotidase 3 isoform X2 → MPQFEKTTVHMRDPERVEQIICGLIKGGASKLQVITDFDMTLSKFAVNGKRCPSCHYIVENCKLVTEECRQKLLQLKNKYYPIEIDPQLTMEEKYPFMVEWYFKSHTLLVEQRIEKDKLSEVVRESDAALREGFEQFFDRLQQHNVPVFIFSAGLGDVLEEIIRQAGVYHPNVKVVSNFMDFDDNGVLKGFKGELIHVYNKHDGALRNTEYFKQLKEYCNIILMGDSLGDLSMADGVPNVENMLKIGFLNDKVEERLDKYLDSYDIVLVKDETLEVPNAILQKVL, encoded by the exons atGCCTCAGTTTGAGAAGACGACGGTCCACATGAGGGACCCTGAGAGGGTGGAGCAGATCATCTGTGGCCTCATCAAAGGAGGAGCCTCCAAACTACAG GTCATCACAGACTTCGACATGACGTTAAGCAAGTTTGCAGTCAACGGCAAACGCTGTCCGTCGTGTCACT ATATTGTTGAAAACTGCAAACTGGTAACAGAGGAGTGCAggcagaagctgctgcagctgaagaaTAAATATTATCCCATCGAGATCGACCCTCAGCTCACCATGGAGGAGAAATATCCGTTCATGGTGGAGTG gtatTTCAAGTCTCACACACTTCTGGTGGAGCAGCGGATAGAGAAAGACAAACTGTCAGAGGTGGTGAGGGAGTCTGACGCTGCGCTCAG GGAAGGCTTTGAGCAGTTCTTCGACCGCCTGCAGCAGCACAATGTGCCTGTCTTCATCTTCTCCGCTGGCCTGGGTGACGTCCTGGAGGAAATCATCCGCCAAGCCGGAGTCTACCACCCCAACGTCAAGGTCGTCTCCAACTTCATGGACTTCGACGACAAC GGCGTCCTGAAGGGCTTCAAAGGTGAGCTGATCCACGTGTACAACAAACACGACGGCGCCCTGCGGAACACGGAGTACTTCAAACAGCTGAAGGAGTACTGCAACATCATCCTGATGGGCGACTCACTGGGGGACCTCAGCATGGCCGACGGAGTGCCCAACGTGGAGAACATGCTCAAGATCGGCTTCCTCAACGACAAG GTGGAAGAGCGACTTGACAAATATCTGGACTCTTATGACATCGTCCTGGTGAAGGACGAGACTCTGGAAGTGCCCAACGCCATCCTCCAGAAGGTTCTATAA